TCCTTCGGTTTCGGCCCGTGGCTCGACACCGTCATCTTTGCGCCCTCATCTTCTCCTTCGGGAATGACTTCCGCGATGACGCCATAACGCTGCTCGATCTCGATCAGGTCGTTGCGCTTTTCGTTGAGGAGGTAAACGGCAGCCTCGGTGCTGGCGGCGAGGCGGATACGCGATCCCTTACCCTTGGCTGCTTCTTCCTCGATCAGGCGCAGGGCCGAAAGACCGGCAGAGCTTGCAGTCCGGACGAGACCGGTGCCGTCGCAGTGCGGGCATTCGCGGGTGGTCGCCTCGAGAACGCCGGTGCGCAGGCGCTGGCGGCTCATTTCCATGAGGCCGAAGCTCGAAATGCGGCCGACCTGGATGCGCGCGCGGTCGCTCTTGAGCGCATCCTTCATGGCGCGCTCTACCTTGCGGGTATTGGAATGGTGTTCCTGGTCGATGAAGTCGATGACAACGAGACCGGCCATGTCGCGCAGGCGCAGCTGGCGGGCGATTTCCTTGGCCGCTTCCAGGTTCGTGTGGAGCGCGGTCTGCTCGATATTGTGCTCCTTGGTGGAGCGGCCGGAGTTGATGTCGATCGAAACCAGGGCTTCGGTCGGGTTGATCACGAGGTAGCCGCCGCTCTTCAGCTGGACGACCGGATCGTACATCGCCTTCAGCTGGTCTTCCGCGCCGTAGCGCTGGAACAGCGGCACCGGGTCGACATACTGCTTTACCCGCCGCGCGTGGCTGGGCATCAGCATCTTCATGAAGGCCTTGGCGGACTTGTAGCCTTCTTCGCCTTCGACGACGACTTCTTCGATCTCGCGATTGTAGATGTCGCGGATGGCACGTTTGATGAGATCGCTATCCGAATGGATGAGCGCAGGTGCCGCCGATGACAGCGTTTTTTCGCGGATTTCGTCCCACAGGCGCGCGAGGTAGTCGAAGTCGCGCTTGATCTCGGTCTTGGTACGCGAAAGGCCGGCCGTGCGAACGATCAGGCCCATCGTCTTGGGCAGGCTGAGATCGCCGACAATCTGCTTCAACCGCTTGCGGTCGCTTGCCGAATTGATCTTGCGCGAAATGCCGCCACCGTGGCTGCTGTTCGGCATGAGAACGGTGTAACGACCGGCGAGGCTGAGATAGGTGGTGAGCGCGGCACCCTTGTTGCCGCGTTCTTCCTTGACGACCTGGACGAGAAGCACCTGGCGGCGCTGGATGACGTCCTGGATCTTGTACTTGCGACGCAGGGCCATGCGCTTTGCGCGGGCTTCGTCCACTTCCTTGGCGCGGCTGCGACCCTTGCCCTGTCGGCGGCCACGACCGCGGCGCGAGCGTGACTTCGATTTGGCATCGTCGTCGTCGCTGTCGTCGCCGTCTTCGCTATCGTCGTCGTCTTCGCCGTCGAGATGACCTTCCTCGATCGTGGAGACGTTGTCCTTGTCGGAGGTGTCGACTTCTTCGAGCCCGTCTTCTGCGAGATCTTCCGCGAGCGCTTCGGAGCTTTCATCCTCGGCATCGTATTCTTCGCCGGGAAGTTCGCCGCGCTCTTCTTCTTCAGCGCGCAGGCGCTGTTCTTCCTCGGCGGCTTCCGCTTCGGCGGCCAGAAGGGCCGCGCGGTCTTCCTTGGGAATCTGATAATAGTCGGGGTGGATTTCGCTGAAAGCGAGGAAGCCGTGACGGTTGCCGCCGAAATCGACGAAAGCCGCCTGCAACGAAGGTTCGACCCTCGTGACCTTGGCTAGATAGATATTTCCTTTGATCTGCTTCTTGTCGGCAGATTCGAAATCGAATTCCTCAATCCGGTTTCCCTTGAGGACTGCCACCCGGGTTTCTTCCGGGTGGCGCGCGTCGATGAGCATGCGCGTTGCCATTAATTATTCTCCATGCGCGGCGGGGCGGGGCGAGCCCGTCCTTCCTGCTGCGCGATTGTGTGTGGAAACCGCTTCCCGTCTGTGGGAGTGCGGCATTAGCGGTCCGGTTCAGAACACTGCGATCGTCTGTCCGGATATTCGTGTCTGCATCCGAAGCACTGCGCAAAATTTGCGCCCTTGCATCCGTCGCGGCAGCCGTCTTGCCGAAGATCGGCGCAGGAACTGCGGAAAGGGATGAGTGCGTTCTGTGCATCAACCTGTACAAATAAGGGCCACACCAGGATGGCGGGGCGAAAACGGTATCGGCGTCCCTCTTCGTCGCGATTTTCGCGCCGATCGGAGGCACCGAACCGATATGAGGAGCGCTAGCACCGTGGGTTTCGATCGGCAACTATATTGCGCATAAGGTGCACGAAGCCTTAAGGTTTTGGTGACCATGAAATCCATCATGCATCTCGCCGCACCCCTTCTTGTGACGGTAACCGCGCTTGCCGCAGCAATTGGCGTGGCGGTGGGAGGCGGCCTTTCTGCGGCAGAACCAGGTCTGGTTCTCCGAGCTGCCTTGCCCGGCAAGGCCGATGAGCCGGAACTTCCCGAAATCCGAGGCCGCGAGAACTTGCCACTGGTCGTCATCGATCCGGGGCATGGCGGTTTCGATCCCGGCGCCAGCGCATCGGGGTACCGCGAGAAAACCTTGGTACTGGGTCTGGCCAGAGCGCTTCGCGACGAGATAGACGAGCGCGGCATCGCAAGGGTTGCGTTAACTCGCGACGATGACCGCTATCTTCTTCATGCCGAGCGTTATGAACTGGCGCGCCGCCTCCAAGCCGATCTCTTCATTTCCATCCATGCCGATAGCGCTGGGGATGCCGGAGAAGTAGAAGGCGCGAGTATCTATACACTCTCCGATCGCGCATCGAGTGCCGCCGCCGCCAGGTTTGCCGCCAGGGAGAATGCAGCCGACACGCTTAACGGCGTTTCGCTGGGCGGCGCGAGCGAGGAAGTGAACGAGATTCTGGTGGAGCTGTCGCGGCGCCGGACCCGTGCGGAATCGGAAGAGTTCGCGGGCCTGATCCAGCGGGTAGGCGAGGGCAAGGTGCAATTTCACCCGAAACCCCGGCACTCGGCCGACCTGCTGGTCTTGCGCGCTCCCGATATCCCCTCGGTCCTTTTCGAAAGCGGGTTCATCACGAACGAATCCGAGGCAAGACGCCTTGCGTCTGCCGAAGGCCGCGAGGACTTTGCAGAGGTGATGGCTCAGGCTGTCGGACTGTACTTTGCACGCCAGCAGCAGCGTTGATCGCAAATAGCCACAGTTAGTATAGCGCGCGCGATAAAACGCGTGCTAAAGGCCTGCGCTGATCATGAGTTACGCCAGTCATCTGCAGTATTATCGCGACCGCCTGACCGGCGATCCCGTGCGCTTTGTCAACTGGATGCGCGAGAACTGGCACGACAACCAGCGCCTGCGTGTCATGACCTATCTGATCGGCATTGCGCTGATGCTGCTCGTGCTTTTGTGGGCATCGCTTGCGCGCAACCTGCCCGACGCCGAATCCCTTCTCGAATACGAAACACCGCTTCCTTCCGTGGTCCGCGGCGTTGATGGCGAGATCGTTCATTCCTACGCCCGCGAACGGCGCGTCCAGCTGCAGTACGTCGACTTCCCGCAGCCGATGATCGAGGCTTTCCTTTCGGCCGAAGACAAGACTTTCTTCAGCCACGGGGGCGTCGATTTCACCGGCACCCTGAATGCCGTGTTCGATTATGCCACCAAGTATGGTTCCGGCGAACGCGCGGTCGGCGGTTCGACTATCACGCAGCAGGTCGCGAAGAACCTCCTTCTCGGTGACGAATACTCGGTCACGCGCAAGCTCAAGGAAATGATACTGGCGCAGCGTATCGAGCAGGTTCTGACCAAGCAGGAAATCCTCGAACTGTATCTGAATGAAATCCCGCTCGGCCGAAGGAGCTTCGGCGTCCAGGCGGCCGCGCGCGCATATTTCGACAAGGACGTCGACGAGCTGGACCTGCACGAAACGGCTTTCCTTGCCATCCTGCCGAAGGCGCCGGAACGTTACGGGCGAGAGCGTTACCGCGATCTTGCTGTCACGCGCCGCAATTTCGTACTCGACCAGATGGTCGCCAACGACTTCGTCACCGCTGCAGAAGCGAATACGGCAAAGGCGCAGCCCCTGGACCTTGTCCAGCAGCGTAGCGAGCGTTCGGCCGATGCAGGCTATTTCCTCGAAGAAGTTCGCCGCCAACTGATCACGGAGTTCGGTGAAACGGCCGATGAGGGCGGGAACAGCGTATACGCCGGCGGCCTGTGGGTTCGCACATCGCTCGACGTCGAACTTCAGGATGCGGCACGCGATGCGCTCCGCGCTCAATTGCTCAGCTATCACGGCAACCGCGGCTTCACGGGACCGATCGCAACGCTCAATCCCGAAAACGGCAGCCTGCACTCGCAGCTCGCCTCTTCGAACCTGAGCATCAATTACGAAGACTGGCGTGTCGGTGTCATTACGAAGGCAGGCAGTTCGCCGACGATCGGCCTGACCAATGGCGAAGATTACGCGCTTTCTGGAGCGCCGAGCACACTCAAGCTCGGGGACGTCGTTGCGGCAGAGCCTTCAGGTTCCGGCTACCGTCTGCGCGTCGTGCCCGAAGTGTCCGGGGCATTCCTTGCCGAAGCGCCGCAGACGGGCCGTGTTCTCGCCATGCAGGGCGGCTTCGATAGCCGTCTGGGCAGTTTCAACCGCGCCACGCAGGCCGATCGCCAGCCGGGCTCGACCATCAAGCCCTTCGTGTACGCTTCCGCGCTGGACAATGGGATGACGCCTGCAACCCAAGTCCCCGACCAGACTTTTTGCGTATGGCAGGGTGCACAGCTTGGTGAGAAATGCTTCCGGAACTTCGGCGGCGGCGGCGGTGGAGAGCACACACTGCGGTGGGGGCTGGAGCAAAGCCGCAATCTCATGACAGTCCATATTGCCGACGACACAGGAATGCAGAACGTCGTTCAGACGATCTCCCGCGTGGGCATCGGAAACTATGAACCGTATTACTCCTTCGCCTTGGGTGCGGGCGAAACGACCGTCGCGAAGATGGTCAACGCTTATTCCGCGCTGGCAAACTGGGGGCGTCAGAACGAAGGTTCGGTAATCGATTACGTGCAGGATCGGCGCGGGAAGGTGATTTACCGGACCGACAAACGCGAATGCACCGGATGTAACATGGCGGAATGGGACGGTCAGCCGATGCCGCGGTTTGAACCGTCCGGGAAACAGGTCCTCGACCCGCGCACGGCCTTCCAGATGGTCCACATGCTGCAAGGCGTCGTCACACGCGGCACCGCAGTGCGCCTGCGCAGTCTCGAACTTCCGCTCTTCGGCAAGACCGGCACCACCAACGGCCCGACGAATGCGTGGTTCGTGGGCGGCACGCCGGATATCGTTGCAGGCATGTATGTCGGCTTCGACCAGCCCCGGAACCTGGGTGGTTGGGTGCAAGGCGGCAACACTGCCGCGCCCATCATGAAGCGCTTCGTCGAAGCGACGAAGGATCGCTGGACTTCGCCGGATTTCGTGGCCCCACCCGGTATCCGGATGGTCAAGATCGACCGCCGTACCGGCAAGCGGGTATTCGACGGCGAACCGTCGAACGATCCAAAGGCCTCCGTGATCTGGGAGGCTTTCAAGCCCGATACCGAACCGCCGCGTTCGACCCGTTCCGACGAAATGGCTGCGCAGAGGGCCGAGATTCTGGAGCTCATCAAGCGGGCTCGAGAAGGGGTCCGCGCGAACCGACGGGTCGAGGCCGAAGGCCGCGACGATTCCGCCGGAGACTTCGTCGAAGAGAACGAGGGCCTCTACTAGGCTGACTGCTCCAAGCACACCCGCGCAGCTTTACAATTATAGCCTGCGCGTTAGGTGGGCGAACCAACGGACTACAAGGAATTCGTCTTATGCGTGCCGAAGGGCAGGCCAATATCGACCGTATCGAAGCTGCTCTTGCGCTGGTGCGCC
This DNA window, taken from Qipengyuania seohaensis, encodes the following:
- a CDS encoding Rne/Rng family ribonuclease codes for the protein MATRMLIDARHPEETRVAVLKGNRIEEFDFESADKKQIKGNIYLAKVTRVEPSLQAAFVDFGGNRHGFLAFSEIHPDYYQIPKEDRAALLAAEAEAAEEEQRLRAEEEERGELPGEEYDAEDESSEALAEDLAEDGLEEVDTSDKDNVSTIEEGHLDGEDDDDSEDGDDSDDDDAKSKSRSRRGRGRRQGKGRSRAKEVDEARAKRMALRRKYKIQDVIQRRQVLLVQVVKEERGNKGAALTTYLSLAGRYTVLMPNSSHGGGISRKINSASDRKRLKQIVGDLSLPKTMGLIVRTAGLSRTKTEIKRDFDYLARLWDEIREKTLSSAAPALIHSDSDLIKRAIRDIYNREIEEVVVEGEEGYKSAKAFMKMLMPSHARRVKQYVDPVPLFQRYGAEDQLKAMYDPVVQLKSGGYLVINPTEALVSIDINSGRSTKEHNIEQTALHTNLEAAKEIARQLRLRDMAGLVVIDFIDQEHHSNTRKVERAMKDALKSDRARIQVGRISSFGLMEMSRQRLRTGVLEATTRECPHCDGTGLVRTASSAGLSALRLIEEEAAKGKGSRIRLAASTEAAVYLLNEKRNDLIEIEQRYGVIAEVIPEGEDEGAKMTVSSHGPKPKDAPKFDTIVDDEDDDEEEFVESSDEDEDDDRPRKKRRRRRGGRGRNRGREQDSDNGEDEDSGSEPENENEDEDDDGEDKPKKRRRRGGRRRGGRGRGGKSDEVTSQDAENLEEVSEQIVEDMAVVAGPDDTPETAGQAAEEEKPKRKRAPRKKKVTEEAEAAVEEAPAEKPKRTRRKKADEKVADAPANAEDGEEKPKPKRTRKKKVEETPSETVDDAAPVEEKPKAKRPRKKKATEEVADQVKEDMAVVAGPKDTPETAESAAKQDDQSTDEGGKPKRGWWQRTFGD
- a CDS encoding N-acetylmuramoyl-L-alanine amidase family protein codes for the protein MKSIMHLAAPLLVTVTALAAAIGVAVGGGLSAAEPGLVLRAALPGKADEPELPEIRGRENLPLVVIDPGHGGFDPGASASGYREKTLVLGLARALRDEIDERGIARVALTRDDDRYLLHAERYELARRLQADLFISIHADSAGDAGEVEGASIYTLSDRASSAAAARFAARENAADTLNGVSLGGASEEVNEILVELSRRRTRAESEEFAGLIQRVGEGKVQFHPKPRHSADLLVLRAPDIPSVLFESGFITNESEARRLASAEGREDFAEVMAQAVGLYFARQQQR
- a CDS encoding penicillin-binding protein 1A — protein: MRENWHDNQRLRVMTYLIGIALMLLVLLWASLARNLPDAESLLEYETPLPSVVRGVDGEIVHSYARERRVQLQYVDFPQPMIEAFLSAEDKTFFSHGGVDFTGTLNAVFDYATKYGSGERAVGGSTITQQVAKNLLLGDEYSVTRKLKEMILAQRIEQVLTKQEILELYLNEIPLGRRSFGVQAAARAYFDKDVDELDLHETAFLAILPKAPERYGRERYRDLAVTRRNFVLDQMVANDFVTAAEANTAKAQPLDLVQQRSERSADAGYFLEEVRRQLITEFGETADEGGNSVYAGGLWVRTSLDVELQDAARDALRAQLLSYHGNRGFTGPIATLNPENGSLHSQLASSNLSINYEDWRVGVITKAGSSPTIGLTNGEDYALSGAPSTLKLGDVVAAEPSGSGYRLRVVPEVSGAFLAEAPQTGRVLAMQGGFDSRLGSFNRATQADRQPGSTIKPFVYASALDNGMTPATQVPDQTFCVWQGAQLGEKCFRNFGGGGGGEHTLRWGLEQSRNLMTVHIADDTGMQNVVQTISRVGIGNYEPYYSFALGAGETTVAKMVNAYSALANWGRQNEGSVIDYVQDRRGKVIYRTDKRECTGCNMAEWDGQPMPRFEPSGKQVLDPRTAFQMVHMLQGVVTRGTAVRLRSLELPLFGKTGTTNGPTNAWFVGGTPDIVAGMYVGFDQPRNLGGWVQGGNTAAPIMKRFVEATKDRWTSPDFVAPPGIRMVKIDRRTGKRVFDGEPSNDPKASVIWEAFKPDTEPPRSTRSDEMAAQRAEILELIKRAREGVRANRRVEAEGRDDSAGDFVEENEGLY